Within the Miscanthus floridulus cultivar M001 chromosome 17, ASM1932011v1, whole genome shotgun sequence genome, the region AAATAGGGGAATCGATACCTTCACGAGCAGGGCATTGCTTCCTGAACTGGTTTTCACAATGGCACCCATTGATTTCCTTGTGCGATCAAACTCGAGGGTAGCGATCCTTTTGGCAACATTGTTCCACCATTTGCAGCAGCCTGTCAGCAAACAACATTGCAATCCACTTGTGTGAGACTCCTTGCATGTATGTATTTATTAAGCACCACTTACAAGGAAGGAAATAGAATGTAAATAAGGTGCGAAGAACGTGTATTTTGTTACCTAATGCCTCAGACAGATCCAAGGACAGACCATTCTTTCCTCCAGGCAGGCCCATTTTCTCAACCAGAACCTAGAAGTaataaaaaaaaaaaggaagttAGCGAAAACAACACCTTGTTTATTTCCCGACAGCAATCTTGTCCTGTTTAGCATTCGACCAACACATGTGAGAACGAACACCACTTTCAGTTGTCAGTTCTCACCATACTGTGCCTAGTAGGCTGTTTGCAGCATGATGATCAACTACATTTGTAACTGTAACTGGTGAATCAGAGTTGCTCCTAACTGGCTAACTAATAAGGATTCAGAGATCGCATAACAATAGCAGAATGCGAATAAGTTTTAGCAATCCTCACCTTTAGAGCTGCCTCTGTCGGCATTCCAGTGGCAACATACTGATGCGAAGAATGTGCCACATTGGCATCGTTGCACACAGCTGCGACCTTGGCGATCGTCTCGAGGTTGGCATCAATGCTCCCAGCAGGCCAGTCGTGAATCTTCCCGTCCTGGGGATCGTACGACGTACCGTCCACCTTGAAGCTCCTAACCTCCAGCGACGAATCGCCAATGGCCACGAGCTTCGCCACTGACATCTTGTTGGTGGTGAGCGTCCCAGTCTTGTCGGAGCAGATGACGGTGGTGCAGCCGAGGGTCTCGACGCTAGGCAGCTTCCTGACGAGCGCATTCTTGGCAGCCATCTTCCTGGTCCCGAGCGCGAGGCAGGTGGTGATGACGGCGGGCAGGCCCTCAGgtatggcggcgacggcgagcgcgACGGCGATCTCAAAGTAATAGGTGCACTTCTCGAAGGAGAAGCTGACGTTCCTGGGCACCCATCCCCCCTGGAGGTCGAAGGTGAGGAAGTACTTGACGTTGATGAGCCAGACGAGCGCGCAGATGAGGCCGATGATCTTGGTGAGCGCCTCCCCGAACTCGTTGAGCTTCTTCTTGAGCGGCGTGTCGTCGTCCTCCTGCGACGCCTGGTGGATCTGCGCGTGGATGGCGCCGATCTCCGTGGTCATCCCGGTGCGCGCGACGATGCAGAGCGCGGCGCCGTTGACGACGGTGGTGCCGGCAAACACCATGCACTCCTTAGCCTGTATATCGGCGTCCTCCACGGGCACCGCGCGGGAGGTCTTGTTGACGGACGCCGTCTCCCCGGTCAGCGACCCTTGCTCGAGGCGGAGCGTGGAGGTGAGCAGGCTCGCGACGCGCATGTCGGCGGGCACCTTATCCCCGACGCGGAGCTGCACGACGTCGCCCGGGACGAGGTCCCGCGCGGGCAGCGCGGGGACCCAGCCGCCGTCGCGAAGGACCGCGGCGTGGTGGGACTGGATCTCCCGCAGCGCGTCCAGCGCCCGCTCCGCGTTGGCCTCCTGCCACACCCCGACGGCCGCGTtcacgacgaggatgaggaagaTGACGAGCGGCTCGACGAAGGCGGCGAGCGTCGGGGCGGTGcccgaggaggcggaggaggagagcgcgaggaggaaggagacggcggcgGCCGCGAGCAGGATGCGCACCAGCATGTCCTCGAACTGGttcagcagcagccgcagcagcgaCGGGCCCGGGTGCTCCGCCAGCTCGTTCGCCCCGTGGACGCGCAGCCGCGCCGCGGCCTCGCCGGAGGAGAGGCCGCGGGTGATGGAGATCCCCAGCCGCTCCTCGCAGTCCGACACCGACCGCGCCCACGCCGGGAACGCGGATAGGTCGTCCGCgtcgccggtggcggcggcgggcaccGGTGGCGCCGCCTCGCCCATCGCCGTcggaggagcggcggcggtggaggagtcGGGTGGTTGGTTCGTTGGCGTGCGgtgcggagagccggagaccggAGCGCGCCGCAACGAACCAAGCCGACGAAGCAGGGGATGGCAATGCCCACGCTGGGGACGGACGGCTGAAGCGGAGTGCAGGCACGGGCGGCGGAGTTGTGGGAATCCGGGCGGCGGCACGCGCCGCGGCACTGGCAGCGgacgcggcgggcggcggcggcagagagGACGACGAGGAGTCGTCCCGGTCCCGGAAGTTGTTCGGTGTGGGCCCCGACGGAGTGGtggtcggggtcggtcggtgccTCTACTCTCCTCGGCCTCGGATTGTGCTGCAAGTTGATGAAGAGGAGGGGAGTTGAAGAAGGGTGTGGATGGAAGGCAAGGTCCTCGTCCTCGTCAAATGGAACGaggaaatttttttttttttttgaaacactgACCGATTCCAGATTTTTTTCCTTTATGTAAAGATAAAATTTAACTCAGGGTTCCGTACGCAAAATATTAGAACGTGTGTTACTGTTCTTGCGGACAAAATTGGACCGCGGGTTACTTCATAGAAAGATAGAGGGACTACGGATTAGTTCATAGAGAGATAGATGGATTTTTCGTAAAATGTACAGAGACAGATGTCGACAATCCATGAGTCACGGATGCTCCGAATGCTACGGTGCTTCCAGAATCGAGTGTGTTTTAACTTTTAACCAACCCCTGATTCGTGGCCTGCGGAGGAAGCTGCCGCGAAGCTTCCTAGACGACGGTCTGCGGGTGGGGTGGGAAGCCGCAAGCGGAAAGGCGTGTCGTCCACGGTGGCGTCGACAGATGGCGCAGGCGCAGCCTTGTGGAAAGTGGAAACCACAGGCGATGGCCACCTGTGGACGACCGACGACGGGACGGCCTTCACTGCGTAGCGTGTGCTCGGCATGCGTGCCAGATGAATTTATCACTGCTGATAGCCTGATGCTGTGCGATGATACTACTACTACGCGCAAACTAACCAATCCAGGCGGTTTTTTTATTAACCctttttcaaatattattttaaaAAGATCTCATATAATGGCCCGTTCGCTTCGATGAAAAAATTAAAACGTTATACTGTTCTGAttaatttgttatgagagaaaaataatgttttagctaaaaaaaataaactgaaaaaaaaacaaattacaagaAAAGCGAACATGGTCAATATTTATTTCTATTTCTAATCGACGCGTCAAGGCCTCTGGCGTGATAAAAACACGTTATCGTGCCACATGCATGGACACGATATGATCTGTCACCATGGACAGTGATTTTTAGGTCGTGCCGACAGTGATTTTCAGGTGGTGCCACGCTAACTGGACTCATATTAATTGCGTATAAGTGCTTGTtgttttagaaaaatcatatttttcttataCGATGTTAAACAAAAatactttttatatgaaaattgtatctCTCGATGAAATCTATagctttatagttttgagttttttattcAAAGgttgttaagatgctaaaaaataaTATAAGGTTTCAGCAGCATATTAATCGCGTATAAGTGCTCGTCGCCTTacaaaaaatcatatctttcttacaAAACTCAACTTCTGGCTACGTACATAGACAACACTGCATAGGAACATAACTACGAGCTGATTCATTTGGGGAGGGGGGGGGATAAATCTTATATTGTTGACCTATACAAAAAAATAaataaggtcttgtttagttaTTCTCTTTAAAGTTTACTTTCTATCACAttagatgtttggacacatgcatggagtattaaatatagactaaaaataactaattgcacaaattatgactaatttacgagataaattttttaagcctaattagtccatgatttgacaatatgttgTTATAGTAAATATGTGTTAATGACGGATTACTCagccttaataaattcgtctcacggattactgaggacttctgtaatttattttattattactatccaaatGCTCTCATATGACACCCCGATGTAACACTCGATGTGACATCCCTAAACTTTACTCCCTAGATTTAAACATCACCTAAATTGATGCTCAAGAATAGAAATATTTAgcttaggacaaaactaatatGATATGTAAAAAAATACATGAAGTGTAAGAGGTTTACTAAGTTTGTTCTAAGTTGGTGGCGAAGCTTGGAGGGAATCCAAGAGGAAGCTAATAGCATTAAAGATTTCCTTGATGTGTAAATCTCTATTACTTGCTGAACAACATCCTTAAGATATTTCAATCGCGTGGGAGCGGGGGCTGGGGCGTGGGCACGGGCATGggcggggaaggggaagggggtgGTGGCGTGACCTACTATGGTCTAAGCTTCGGCATTACCTAAGTCAAATCATGCCAAATTTGTTCAACTCTAGAAAAGAACAATAATAGTTACGATATAAAATTAGCATCATTGGTACGTtaggaaatatatttttataatttatatttcatgtgatagatagatgttaatatatttttgttAAATTAATCAAAGTTAGCATAGTGTGACTTAGAACAAACATATATGAGAATGTTAACATAGATTAGCATGGAGGCCTATGCTTATATTTATTATAGGTAGTTACTAAAAGATTATCAACTATGATTTAGAAACCGCGTATAGTCCATtcgtctcaaaataaatcaatttagaGTTGTCCAAAGTTCAAGCATTTTAAATttcactaaatttatagaaaaaaggcATCAATATTTATGACATGAAATTAGTCAAATTGAAGATACTTTGACCTAAGGTAACTTTAGGGGTCGGTTTTTTTATGAAatgtagtactccctccgtccaaggAAAAAAATACAATTATCATTTTTCAATGAGTTAAAGAATCTAAACTTGACTAAAGGTATATTAAAAATactaacattcatgatacaaagtaagtactattgaattaattatggaatatatttttataataattttATTGAAGACATAGATGTTAATTCTATTTAttacaaatttggtcaaactttaacCAATTTGACTTACATAAATAGCATACTCACTCCGTCCCACAATAATTGCACTTGTCGCCTCCGAAGGAGACCGAATTTTTgcaaaaaatatattaatatttatgatctaTATAGTAAGTATCTTTAGATTGATCATGgagtatatttttataataaacttatttagagacataaatattgatatttttagctaaatttaaaattttaatttatcGAGAAAtgagatgtgtatttattttgagacggagtgaGCAAACCTATGACATGACGTAGTGTCAACGTCCCACGGCTTATTGGTGACAAGAAAGCAGCCAGCGCCAGGGGATGTGTGGTGTGGTTTGGGTCCatgttgacaaaaaaaaaaaccctacTAAACTGGTTAGATTTGTGAGATGTGGTTGTATGATTTTATATTGCCATCATTATTTACCGAGACATGAAAGCAGCGGAATATTCGGTGCCGGGCCAACCTCTGATGATCTGATCCATTGTCAACGAAGGTTCCTCGAGGTTTCGCGAGTTGCATTTGCAGCCTTGCATGATAATGACGTGGGGCTGGCTGAGCGATCAACGTGGACAAACCTCGCGCGCAGCCGCCAGTAACGACGACACTTTATattactaaggccccgtttagttccaaaaaaattttgacttttggctactgtagcattttcgtttttatttggcaaaaattgttcaattatggactaattagacttaaaaaattcatctcacgatttctcggctaactgtacaattagttttttttccgtctacatttagtacttcatacacgtgccgcaagatttgatgtgacggatacTATAAAAAAAAAATTAGTTTTTGGcttcaactaaacggggcctaataaTCCTCCTAGGAGTACTTTTTAACTCCGCCATCCACCCATCCACATCCAGTATTATGTATATCGTACTTTCCTCCCTCCGTATCCCTCTAGAATTGACCTAGGTGGGTGAATTCTCCATctcagggcctgtttagttcatcCAAAATGCCAACTTtgatactatgcaaaaagaagattccctgtcacatcaaatttgtggtacatgcatggaatactagatgttgatgaaatcaaaaactaattatacagtttgattgtactttgcgagacgaacgttttgagcctaattagtcaacgtttggacaattattaccaaataaaaacgaaacgcTACAGTACCTACTGTCGCTACAGTAGGCTCGGCGGCGCCGAATTCGGACGCAACTAAACGAGGGCTCAACTTTTAtaatattttatgtatttattaccAGCAGCCGGGACAGCAGCAGCACGCCTGTGCTGTGAACATGTGGGGCCAGACTGTGCAAAGTCAGGTGTGACAATGGAGTAATTTTGTTATCCTCTCGAGCACGCATGTCCCACGTACACGTACTCCCTCCCCTCACAACAAAAATCCTGCTACGAGCTTTGTGTCGTTAACTTCATTTTGACTTAATTTACAGTGAAgagtattaatatttatttatttaactaGGTTTgccataaaaatatattttataattaatttaatacTCTCTGTCCCAAAAAGAATATCACacctggccctgttcggcttaccctatattcggcttgttcagtttgtttttttttcagccggaacagcgtttttctctcacaacaattcatccataacagtatttttcagccagtttcagccaagtttcagaccagccaaCGGGGTCAGGGGTCTAtgcaagtcaaactatcttaaatttgactagtttacaaaaaaatattagtagcatttatatctctaaataaatttattatgaagaATATATTCAATGTTTTTCCCTAATCGTGCTATTGCTTCATAAATATAGTAACCTCTTgcatatatttggtcaaaattaaaattaTCTGACTTTTTGAGAAATGAGATGACACTCTTTGTGGGACAAGGGAGTAAATGCTAGTAATTTTGTTATATAACTTTGATCAAACTCCAAATTGTCTGGTCagagtcaaactatcttaaattcaactaaatttatagaaaactcTAACAACACGTATGACTCCAAATAGACATATAACAAAAATTTATTTCATTAGAAATATATTGATACTTGATATGAAAATATGAAACTTCAATacaaatttggttgaatttgaaATTATTTTATTTTGAGTTAACACTGTTTTAGAACTGCATCTTCTTATGGATCGAGTAGCTATATATCTACTCCTATCTCTATCCACTCCTATGCATCCATCTATCCACGGGTCCACCCATTGAATTGGATTATATTGAACACATTTGACTTGTCTCCACGCACGCAACCGCGCGACAAACCAGTAGGGGAATCCGAATTTCCACCTTTACAAAAAAAGATCGAATTTCTCCCCTAAAAAAAGATCGAATTTCCCATCTTTTTCCACAAGGCGTCGTGGTCATCCTTGCGAGTCACATCTTCGTAGAAATTCTGTCATCAGATGAGACATTACTCCTCCTATAGTACTAGTAGAGATGGAGAGATGAGATAGACAGCATGTTGGTTGTTTCAACTACCtaacaatattttttttataataaattaacatCCACCAGACTCATCAATTTAGAAATCAACCTACGATCACACCGAGAGATGGATAGGGTCACTCAGAAATCAACCTGGCCGAGAGATGGATAGGGTCACAGGGAATAGGAAGTAGGGCCGTCGTAGGAGTAGAAAGCATGGTCACGAGAGACACTGGCATCTTGGCCTTCGTTCCTTGATTTCTGCGTGTCTCTGTCTGCGAGGAGACGACAGTCAGACACAGCAGGTGTGGAAACGGATCCAATAGCCATGAAATCGGTAACTTGCATTGTGAATAAGAGAAATACCCAtcagttctaaattataaatcgttttaatttttttcatctattttattatttatctagatatattattatatctagatgcatagcacaATGACAAAAAagtaaagtgacttataatttagaacggatggagtataagGTAATGATATGAGTTGAATAGTTTAGATTCgtattcaaaattttgaatatccttttatttgtttgtttgtCTATTGTCTATAAGCATCCATCTGTGTTACTAAAGATTTTATAAAAAAGCAAGTCATATAATGAGAGATTGAAATATAGTAAActctatacatacatacatacagtaAACAATAATAAAAAGATATTGTTAGCCATGTTATCTGTATAAATTCACAATGTTGCAATCTGATCATTTCGTGCCTCGGAGTAGCTTGCTACTGTGAATTTGTAAGGCATGCCCCCCGTAATAACAAAGAGTTGAGAGGGTTCAAAAAGGGTGGCATTTTTGTGAATCTATTTTTTTGGATAACatatatacagcctgttcgtttgttggtttcagtcagggcttatcagctat harbors:
- the LOC136516330 gene encoding calcium-transporting ATPase 4, endoplasmic reticulum-type-like, with protein sequence MGEAAPPVPAAATGDADDLSAFPAWARSVSDCEERLGISITRGLSSGEAAARLRVHGANELAEHPGPSLLRLLLNQFEDMLVRILLAAAAVSFLLALSSSASSGTAPTLAAFVEPLVIFLILVVNAAVGVWQEANAERALDALREIQSHHAAVLRDGGWVPALPARDLVPGDVVQLRVGDKVPADMRVASLLTSTLRLEQGSLTGETASVNKTSRAVPVEDADIQAKECMVFAGTTVVNGAALCIVARTGMTTEIGAIHAQIHQASQEDDDTPLKKKLNEFGEALTKIIGLICALVWLINVKYFLTFDLQGGWVPRNVSFSFEKCTYYFEIAVALAVAAIPEGLPAVITTCLALGTRKMAAKNALVRKLPSVETLGCTTVICSDKTGTLTTNKMSVAKLVAIGDSSLEVRSFKVDGTSYDPQDGKIHDWPAGSIDANLETIAKVAAVCNDANVAHSSHQYVATGMPTEAALKVLVEKMGLPGGKNGLSLDLSEALGCCKWWNNVAKRIATLEFDRTRKSMGAIVKTSSGSNALLVKGAVETLLERSSHIQLKDGSVVPLDEKAKKSVLASLHEMSTKALRCLGFAYKEDLAEFATYDGENHPAHKLLLDPANYAAIETDLIFAGLVGLRDPPREEVYDAIEDCRAAGIRVMVITGDNKETAEAICHEIGVFSPDEDITFKSLTGKEFMALEDKKALLRGKGGLLFSRAEPRHKQEIVRLLKEDGEVVAMTGDGVNDAPALKLADIGIAMGITGTEVAKEASDMVLADDNFSTIVSAVGEGRSIYNNMKAFIRYMISSNIGEVASIFLTSALGIPEGLIPVQLLWVNLVTDGPPATALGFNPPDKDIMKKPPRRSDDSLITPWILFRYLIIGLYVGIATVGIFVIWYTHGSFMGIDLTGDGHTLVSYSQLSNWGQCSSWDNFTASPFTAGTKTFTFDDPCDYFHTGKVKATTLSLSVLVAIEMFNSLNALSEDSSLLTMPPWVNPWLLVAMSVSFGLHFLILYVPFLATVFGIVPLSLNEWLLVLLVALPVVLIDEALKFVARYTSSPGPKRRSRKQKGE